The DNA region GTGATATGAATAATATAAAGACTGTACTGGCCAAACAACCATTTAACCATGACCCAGCAGCCAGCTGGAGGCGAAACCTGTTATTCATAAGAGTTGAATAGTGCAGGGGTTTACATatcgctaaataccgatcatagGACATCGCTGCTAGGAGATAGCATTCCGTAGCAGCCAGAGAACCAGAGAAATACAGTTGTGTGATGCAGCCATTGACTGAgatggttctgtccccagtcaggagactggccagtAACCTGGGCAGGAATGCCGAGGTATAGCAGGTCTCCAAGTAGGACAAGttgcccaggaagaagtacatgggggtgtgaaggtgctgatctgTCACAACAAGCACCACGATGAGAGTGTTCCCAGCCACGGTTGCAATATAGATCAGTAGGAACATTAGAAAAAGAAGAATTTGAAGGTCAGGGAGATCCCCGAATCCCAGAAGGATCAATTCTGTGATGGTCGTTTGGTTTTTCCAACCTGTGTCTGCCATGGGTTGAGtctaggaacaaaaaacaaactggGCAATTGAATTGGAAGAACATAGCATTAAAAGTTAATTAAGTCTTGTGAATTAATACCATAAATATTCAGAAAATTCCCTTCCTCTCCTGGTTACATGCTGAAATTTTAAGGTTAAATGTAGACTTCAGAGCTAAGTGCCAGGAGTCTCGGTCCAAGGAGAGAACACTGATACTCATGTAGACCTCCCTCTGCTATATCAGAGCAATGACTAATATTACTGCCCATATCTCTGTTACAGAATTGGTCTGATCTGTCATATCAGAACTTGGCTATCTATCATATCCCATCTTGTGAAATACCAGAACTTAACTATGATGCTTAAGTTCTGTATTTCACTTCTGTCAATAGCAAGAATCATGCCGTGTCTTAGGAGTCAAAACGAACATCaactaaaaaaaaagtacatcaaCTAAAATCTTGGACTGAGATTTTTCAATTCAGTCTAGTATCCTAGGCACTGATCTCTTGTTAGAATTAATGGAAATTAATCTATCCATATGGAAGAATGTGCCTCTggcgggacactactgagagtatcaattcaggacaaattgctttgagcagggcagttacaggtCAAAGATGGagttcctttactattaaggcatgccaaaccagccaaacagagaggactttgatTT from Malaclemys terrapin pileata isolate rMalTer1 chromosome 13, rMalTer1.hap1, whole genome shotgun sequence includes:
- the LOC128847980 gene encoding olfactory receptor 6N1-like translates to MADTGWKNQTTITELILLGFGDLPDLQILLFLMFLLIYIATVAGNTLIVVLVVTDQHLHTPMYFFLGNLSYLETCYTSAFLPRLLASLLTGDRTISVNGCITQLYFSGSLAATECYLLAAMSYDRYLAICKPLHYSTLMNNRFRLQLAAGSWLNGCLASTVFILFISQLIFCGPNEIDHFYCDPIPLMELSCSDIHLSILVDFIIVSVFTLPPFLLTLTSYVFILASTLRIPSTTGRQKAFYTCSSHLTVVTIFYGTIFIVYMLPKGDTLRDLKKVLSLCFTVLTPLVNPLIYSLRNREVKEALRKAVSKCGFHKKKTCRDSKIII